Proteins from a genomic interval of Caulobacter rhizosphaerae:
- a CDS encoding ComF family protein, producing the protein MSAQDGASRAPWKALGRPPARVTAFAQGMLDLILPPRAFDGGAALTSGLSADAWSRITFLDGPVCDGCGAPFAYDVGELRCALCQAKPRAFARARAACLYDEHSRDLILKLKHADRTDLSGLFARWLSRCAADLLEDADAVLPVPMHRSRLRKRRYNQAAEIARPLCALAGRSYLPDTLVRKRDTDSQGGKSADGRRRNVAAAFAVPEPRRHRVIGRKVLLIDDVLTTGATAEGCARALLAAGATQVMLAVVARVTEMQARPI; encoded by the coding sequence ATGTCCGCGCAAGATGGGGCTTCCCGCGCGCCATGGAAAGCTCTGGGAAGGCCGCCGGCCCGCGTCACGGCGTTCGCGCAGGGGATGCTGGACCTGATCCTGCCGCCGCGCGCCTTCGACGGCGGGGCGGCCCTGACCTCGGGCCTGTCCGCCGACGCCTGGAGCCGCATCACCTTCCTGGACGGCCCGGTCTGCGACGGCTGCGGCGCGCCGTTCGCCTACGACGTCGGCGAGCTCCGCTGCGCCCTGTGCCAGGCCAAGCCCCGCGCCTTCGCCCGGGCGCGCGCCGCCTGCCTCTATGACGAGCACTCGCGCGACCTGATCCTCAAGCTCAAGCACGCCGACCGCACCGACCTGTCGGGCCTGTTCGCCCGCTGGCTGTCGCGCTGCGCCGCCGATCTGCTGGAGGACGCCGACGCGGTGCTCCCCGTGCCGATGCACCGCTCGCGGCTGCGCAAGCGCCGCTACAACCAGGCCGCCGAGATCGCCCGGCCGCTGTGCGCCCTGGCGGGGCGGAGCTACCTGCCCGACACCCTGGTCCGGAAGCGCGACACCGACAGCCAGGGCGGCAAGTCGGCCGATGGCCGCCGCCGCAACGTCGCCGCCGCCTTCGCCGTGCCCGAACCGCGCCGCCATCGGGTGATCGGCCGCAAGGTGCTGCTGATCGACGACGTGCTGACCACGGGCGCCACCGCCGAGGGCTGCGCCCGGGCCCTGCTGGCGGCCGGCGCGACCCAGGTGATGCTTGCCGTCGTCGCGCGCGTTACAGAAATGCAAGCCCGTCCTATATGA
- the grxC gene encoding glutaredoxin 3 — protein MAKVTIYTRPFCGYCARALKLLNDKGADFTEIEAGMDPALRKEMMDRSGRATFPQIFVGDQHIGGCDDMMALEREGKLDPLLAA, from the coding sequence ATGGCCAAGGTCACCATCTACACCCGCCCGTTCTGCGGCTACTGCGCCCGGGCCCTGAAGCTGCTCAACGACAAAGGCGCCGACTTCACGGAAATCGAAGCCGGCATGGACCCGGCGCTGCGCAAGGAGATGATGGACCGCTCGGGCCGCGCCACCTTCCCGCAGATCTTCGTCGGCGACCAGCATATCGGCGGCTGCGACGACATGATGGCCCTGGAGCGCGAGGGCAAGCTGGACCCGCTGCTGGCCGCATGA
- a CDS encoding carbon-nitrogen hydrolase family protein, producing the protein MTTPQAPLRVGLVQTRTPATHAAALEHVAPLVREAAAQGARFILTPEGVNVLQKDRAKLLPTLVSLDDDPVVQGLRDLARELDVWIDVGSALVKREDGKAANRQAVIDPSGAIVATYDKLHMFDVDLPPRDGKKGETARESATYEPGDRAAVVETPLATFGLTICYDMRFPALHRALALGGAQILTVPAAFTRPTGEAHWDILLRARAIETGSFVIAAAQGGFHEDGRGTWGRSIAIGPWGEVIGKLDHDAPGVLIADLDLAAVDKARAAIPALKNARAFTGP; encoded by the coding sequence ATGACGACGCCCCAAGCGCCCCTGCGCGTCGGCCTGGTCCAGACCCGCACGCCGGCCACCCACGCCGCGGCGCTGGAGCATGTCGCCCCGCTGGTTCGTGAGGCGGCGGCGCAGGGCGCCCGGTTCATCCTGACGCCCGAAGGCGTCAACGTGCTGCAGAAGGACCGCGCCAAGCTCTTGCCGACCCTGGTGTCGCTGGACGACGACCCAGTGGTTCAGGGCCTGCGGGACCTGGCGCGCGAACTCGACGTCTGGATCGACGTCGGTTCGGCCCTGGTCAAGCGCGAGGACGGCAAGGCCGCCAATCGCCAGGCGGTGATCGATCCAAGCGGCGCGATCGTGGCGACCTACGACAAGCTGCACATGTTCGACGTCGATCTCCCCCCACGAGACGGCAAGAAGGGCGAGACGGCGCGGGAATCGGCGACCTATGAGCCGGGCGACCGCGCGGCCGTGGTCGAGACCCCGCTGGCGACCTTCGGCCTGACCATCTGCTACGACATGCGCTTTCCGGCCCTGCACCGCGCCCTGGCCCTGGGCGGGGCGCAGATCCTGACCGTCCCGGCCGCCTTCACCCGGCCCACCGGCGAGGCGCACTGGGACATCCTGCTGCGCGCCCGGGCCATCGAGACCGGTTCGTTCGTGATCGCCGCCGCCCAGGGCGGCTTCCACGAGGACGGCCGCGGCACCTGGGGCCGGTCGATCGCCATTGGCCCGTGGGGCGAGGTGATCGGAAAACTTGACCACGACGCGCCGGGCGTGTTGATCGCCGATCTCGACCTCGCGGCCGTCGACAAGGCGCGCGCGGCGATCCCGGCCCTGAAGAACGCCCGTGCCTTCACGGGTCCCTGA
- a CDS encoding DUF1178 family protein, with amino-acid sequence MIKYALSCDHDHAFEGWFGSSSDYDDQAARGLLECPLCASKVVRKQIMAPAVAGTKAQKAAPEPSAQMREMMMTAMGEVRRQVEENFDYVGDRFAKEARDIHDGKSEDRGIYGEASPKEVKALIEDGVRVAPLPPPAPKKTEVN; translated from the coding sequence ATGATCAAGTACGCGCTCAGCTGCGATCACGACCACGCCTTCGAAGGCTGGTTCGGCTCGTCGTCCGATTATGACGACCAGGCCGCGCGGGGGCTGCTGGAATGCCCGCTGTGCGCCTCCAAGGTGGTGCGCAAGCAGATCATGGCCCCCGCCGTGGCCGGGACCAAGGCCCAGAAGGCCGCCCCCGAACCCAGCGCCCAGATGCGCGAGATGATGATGACCGCCATGGGCGAGGTCCGCCGCCAAGTCGAGGAGAACTTCGACTATGTCGGCGATCGCTTCGCCAAGGAGGCGCGCGACATCCACGACGGCAAGTCCGAGGACCGCGGCATCTATGGCGAGGCCTCGCCCAAGGAGGTCAAGGCGCTGATCGAGGATGGCGTCAGGGTCGCGCCGTTGCCGCCGCCCGCGCCGAAGAAGACCGAGGTCAACTAG
- a CDS encoding glycine zipper 2TM domain-containing protein: MRAHLKTLAVVVALGFTASTVAVTAAEAQTRTHKVWVCKSTKSARNKGTVIGAVGGGTLGAVVAGHGNKTEGALLGGALGAVAGNQIAKKNSKKKNCHYEYRRY, encoded by the coding sequence ATGCGCGCCCATCTGAAAACTCTCGCCGTCGTCGTCGCGCTTGGCTTCACGGCCTCCACGGTGGCCGTCACCGCCGCCGAAGCCCAGACGCGCACCCACAAGGTCTGGGTGTGCAAGAGCACCAAGAGCGCCCGCAACAAGGGCACCGTCATCGGCGCCGTCGGCGGCGGCACGCTCGGCGCGGTCGTCGCCGGCCACGGCAACAAGACCGAAGGCGCCCTGCTCGGCGGCGCGCTGGGCGCGGTCGCCGGCAACCAGATCGCCAAGAAGAACTCCAAGAAGAAGAACTGCCACTACGAGTACCGCCGCTACTAG
- a CDS encoding glycine zipper 2TM domain-containing protein, whose product MTSRTPVWLMASALALSTAAPAFAQSAEAAYQQRLESYGDQRAVYDAQSADYQQQQRDYDRDRAKYLSDKADYDRRYGAGAYDRRYPQYATRFDDTRYAGSSDYYGEQTAFDHDRQIYEDTRRDYDRRNGYGAYDRRYPDQARRFSTSGQVYGADSSDYLSQRAQYDRDRAEYERSRSDYDRRYGSGAYDRRYPDYANRYGAPYAGRYGDDVSYNAPCRVDAKRNATAGGVIGALVGAVAGSNLAARNAKPEGTVLGALVGAGVGASIGNASAKSRCDANGQYWTRDDTVAYRESSRYRASSRDDYSNYSRRCRLAPAETDYNGRVETRYVRVCPDGSGRYRIQG is encoded by the coding sequence ATGACATCGAGAACCCCCGTGTGGCTGATGGCCTCGGCCCTCGCCCTGAGCACGGCTGCGCCGGCTTTCGCCCAGTCGGCCGAGGCGGCCTACCAGCAGCGTCTCGAAAGCTACGGCGACCAGCGCGCCGTCTATGACGCCCAGAGCGCCGATTACCAGCAGCAGCAGCGCGACTACGATCGCGACCGGGCCAAGTACCTGAGCGACAAGGCCGACTATGACCGCCGCTACGGGGCCGGCGCCTACGACCGGCGCTACCCGCAGTACGCCACGCGCTTCGACGACACCCGCTACGCCGGCAGCTCGGACTATTACGGCGAGCAGACGGCCTTCGACCACGATCGCCAGATCTACGAGGACACCCGCCGCGACTACGACCGCCGCAACGGCTACGGCGCCTATGACCGCCGCTATCCCGACCAGGCCCGCCGCTTCAGCACCAGCGGCCAGGTCTACGGCGCCGACAGCAGCGACTATCTGAGCCAGCGGGCCCAGTACGATCGCGACCGGGCCGAGTACGAGCGGTCGCGATCCGACTACGACCGCCGCTACGGCTCCGGCGCCTATGACCGCCGCTATCCCGACTACGCCAACCGCTACGGCGCGCCCTATGCCGGCCGCTACGGCGACGACGTCTCGTACAACGCGCCGTGCCGGGTCGACGCCAAGAGGAACGCCACGGCCGGCGGCGTGATCGGGGCCCTGGTCGGGGCCGTGGCCGGCTCGAACCTGGCCGCCCGCAACGCCAAGCCGGAAGGCACGGTGCTGGGCGCCCTGGTCGGGGCGGGGGTCGGGGCCAGCATCGGCAACGCCTCGGCCAAGAGCCGCTGCGACGCCAACGGCCAGTACTGGACTCGCGACGACACCGTCGCCTATCGCGAAAGCAGCCGCTATCGCGCCAGTTCCCGCGACGACTACAGCAACTATTCCAGGCGTTGCCGCCTGGCGCCGGCCGAAACCGACTACAACGGTCGCGTCGAAACCCGCTATGTCCGCGTCTGCCCGGACGGCTCGGGCCGCTATCGCATCCAGGGCTAG
- a CDS encoding type II toxin-antitoxin system VapC family toxin codes for MVIDASALVTILLREPEWDRFLDAILKAGGGVISPANCWETCVRTAHLRDETGRPDAERLMAELGVEIAPIDAEQTRIAIAARLRFGRGILNMGDCFAYALARTRGDDALLYKGEDFIRTDIASALPAA; via the coding sequence ATGGTGATCGACGCCTCGGCGCTGGTGACCATCCTGTTGCGTGAACCCGAATGGGACCGCTTCCTCGACGCCATTCTCAAGGCCGGCGGCGGCGTAATCTCTCCGGCCAACTGCTGGGAGACCTGCGTTCGGACCGCCCACCTTCGCGACGAGACAGGGCGCCCGGACGCCGAACGCCTGATGGCCGAACTGGGCGTCGAGATCGCGCCCATCGACGCCGAGCAGACGCGGATCGCGATCGCAGCCCGCCTCCGCTTCGGGCGAGGAATCCTGAACATGGGCGATTGCTTCGCCTACGCCCTGGCGAGGACCCGCGGCGACGACGCCCTGCTCTACAAGGGCGAGGACTTCATCCGCACCGACATCGCCAGCGCCCTGCCCGCCGCCTGA
- a CDS encoding type II toxin-antitoxin system VapB family antitoxin, translated as MTKPGPIQIRNAEVVENIRELARLRGAGLTETVEAAVRETLERERALKADDLGARQAKAMDLLQEIWARPRTGAVLTDADLYDEEGFPK; from the coding sequence ATGACAAAGCCCGGACCCATCCAGATCCGCAACGCCGAGGTCGTGGAGAACATCCGCGAGCTGGCCCGCCTCCGCGGCGCGGGCCTGACCGAGACCGTCGAGGCGGCGGTGCGGGAAACGCTTGAACGGGAACGGGCGCTGAAAGCCGACGACCTCGGAGCGCGCCAAGCCAAGGCCATGGACCTCCTGCAAGAGATCTGGGCTCGGCCCCGCACGGGCGCGGTGCTCACCGACGCCGATCTCTATGACGAGGAGGGCTTCCCGAAGTGA
- the ubiG gene encoding bifunctional 2-polyprenyl-6-hydroxyphenol methylase/3-demethylubiquinol 3-O-methyltransferase UbiG — protein sequence MTQTAPPSWSIDPADVARFSAIAAEWWDPRGKFAPLHVFNPCRLGFIREQALARFDRDGNARAPFEGLKLLDIGCGGGLLSEPMARLGFTVTAVDASENNIKTAAAHADEQGLEIGYRPATAEQLLAEGAGPFDVVLTMEVIEHVADPGEFLRTCSKLLAPGGLMIVATLNRTLKALALAKIGAEYVLRWVPPGTHDWKQFLKPDELRAFLAGEPVAMHGPFGVAYNPLTGRWSRSADVDINYMMTVTKD from the coding sequence ATGACTCAGACCGCCCCCCCCTCCTGGAGCATCGACCCCGCCGACGTGGCGCGGTTCTCGGCCATCGCGGCCGAATGGTGGGACCCGCGCGGCAAGTTCGCGCCGCTGCACGTGTTCAACCCCTGCCGGCTGGGCTTCATCCGGGAGCAGGCCCTGGCGCGGTTCGACCGTGACGGCAACGCCCGCGCCCCGTTCGAGGGGCTGAAGCTGCTGGACATCGGCTGCGGCGGCGGCCTGCTGAGCGAGCCGATGGCGCGGCTGGGCTTCACGGTCACGGCGGTCGACGCCTCGGAGAACAACATCAAGACCGCCGCCGCCCACGCCGACGAACAGGGGCTTGAGATCGGCTACCGCCCGGCCACCGCCGAACAGCTGCTGGCCGAGGGCGCGGGACCGTTCGACGTGGTGCTGACCATGGAGGTGATCGAGCACGTCGCCGATCCGGGCGAGTTCCTGCGCACCTGCTCCAAGCTCCTCGCGCCCGGCGGCCTGATGATCGTCGCCACTCTGAATCGCACGCTCAAGGCCCTGGCCCTGGCCAAGATCGGGGCCGAATACGTGCTGCGCTGGGTGCCGCCGGGCACCCACGACTGGAAGCAGTTCCTCAAGCCCGACGAGCTGCGCGCCTTCCTGGCCGGCGAGCCGGTGGCCATGCACGGCCCGTTCGGCGTGGCCTACAACCCGCTGACCGGCCGCTGGAGCCGCTCGGCTGACGTCGACATCAACTACATGATGACGGTGACGAAGGACTGA
- a CDS encoding type II toxin-antitoxin system VapC family toxin, with protein sequence MTTEFVMDASAILALIYGESGHDRVAAALPNSRICAVNLAEIVSSMIDEEIPLYDIERRMGRLLSKVVDLDRDLAMKAGLLREATRHKGLSLGDRACLALAMRERLPVMTADRAWRDLDLPVEVVLIREP encoded by the coding sequence ATGACGACTGAGTTTGTCATGGACGCCTCGGCCATTCTGGCGCTGATTTACGGAGAGTCCGGCCACGACCGGGTCGCGGCGGCTCTACCCAACAGCCGGATTTGCGCCGTGAATCTGGCTGAGATCGTGTCGAGCATGATCGATGAAGAGATTCCCCTGTACGACATCGAAAGGCGGATGGGGCGGCTTCTATCCAAGGTCGTTGATCTCGATCGCGACCTGGCGATGAAGGCCGGCTTGTTGCGCGAAGCCACCCGCCACAAGGGGCTGTCTCTCGGCGACCGCGCCTGCCTGGCCCTGGCCATGCGCGAGAGACTGCCGGTGATGACCGCCGATCGCGCTTGGCGCGATCTGGACCTTCCGGTCGAAGTCGTGCTGATACGCGAACCATGA
- a CDS encoding aspartate kinase → MSRLVMKFGGTSVADLERIRRVARLVAAEVATGKQVAVVVSAMSGKTNELVAWTDGSGRAAQGLPESDDEYDAVVASGEQVTAGLLAMTLRNMGLNARSFLGWQVPILTDDAHGRARIEDIPPANLEACFAAGQIAVIAGFQGVTTDQRITTLGRGGSDTSAVAIAAAVKGDCDIYTDVDGVYTTDPRIESKARKLAKISYEEMLEMASLGAKVLQTRSVEMAMAHRVPVRVLSSFVEPGEAPGQGTIVCDEEEIMEKRIVSGVAYSRDEAKITLLGLPDHPGVSSQIFGRLAEANVNVDMIVQSRARSADTANMEFTVGKRDAVRAVEIVRKAQAEIGFEDVAVNEDVAKVSVIGVGMRSHAGVAQSMFQALAEKNINIQVISTSEIKISVLIDAAYTELAVRALHAAYGLDQL, encoded by the coding sequence GTGTCACGTCTGGTGATGAAGTTCGGCGGCACCTCGGTGGCCGACCTGGAGCGCATCCGCCGGGTGGCGCGCCTGGTCGCGGCCGAGGTGGCGACCGGCAAACAGGTGGCGGTGGTGGTTTCGGCCATGTCCGGCAAGACCAACGAGCTGGTGGCCTGGACCGACGGCTCGGGCCGCGCGGCCCAGGGCCTGCCGGAGTCGGACGACGAATACGACGCCGTCGTCGCCTCGGGCGAGCAGGTCACGGCCGGCCTGCTGGCCATGACCCTGCGCAACATGGGCCTGAACGCCCGCTCGTTCCTGGGCTGGCAGGTGCCGATCCTGACCGACGACGCCCACGGCCGGGCCCGCATCGAGGACATCCCGCCGGCCAATCTGGAGGCCTGTTTCGCGGCCGGCCAGATCGCCGTGATCGCCGGCTTCCAGGGCGTGACCACCGACCAACGCATCACCACCCTGGGCCGGGGCGGCTCGGACACCAGCGCCGTGGCCATCGCCGCGGCGGTGAAGGGCGACTGCGACATCTATACCGACGTCGACGGCGTCTACACGACCGATCCCCGGATCGAGAGCAAGGCCCGCAAGCTGGCCAAGATCTCGTACGAGGAAATGCTGGAAATGGCCTCGCTGGGGGCCAAGGTGCTGCAGACCCGCTCGGTCGAGATGGCCATGGCCCATCGCGTCCCGGTGCGGGTGCTGTCGAGTTTCGTCGAGCCGGGCGAAGCCCCGGGCCAAGGTACGATCGTCTGCGACGAGGAAGAAATCATGGAAAAGCGCATCGTCTCGGGCGTCGCCTATAGCCGCGACGAGGCCAAGATCACCCTGCTGGGCCTGCCCGATCACCCGGGCGTGTCGTCGCAGATCTTCGGCCGGCTGGCCGAGGCCAACGTCAATGTCGACATGATCGTGCAGTCGCGCGCCCGCAGCGCCGACACCGCCAACATGGAGTTCACGGTCGGCAAGCGCGACGCGGTCCGCGCCGTCGAGATCGTCCGCAAGGCCCAGGCCGAGATCGGCTTCGAGGACGTGGCCGTCAACGAGGACGTGGCCAAGGTGTCGGTGATCGGCGTGGGCATGCGCAGCCACGCCGGCGTCGCCCAGTCGATGTTCCAGGCCCTGGCCGAGAAGAACATCAACATCCAGGTCATCTCGACCTCGGAGATCAAGATCTCGGTCCTGATCGACGCGGCCTATACCGAATTGGCCGTGCGGGCCCTGCACGCGGCCTACGGGCTGGACCAGCTGTAG
- a CDS encoding AraC family transcriptional regulator, with translation MDHGLNGRPVRLSLRRYGADGDAHAHDDFDQIVLPRRGVLEMEIDGRGGRVQAGQAALVRCGTRHAFAADGDNLFVVANIGADLIAPFETLRDRAFLPVNAPVRGLLDFVCGDAARQVEDEVAALWAPLLLRALAAGGPEPDPRLARAAALIERDFARPLGVGEMAAEAGMSQSRFFAGFAAAFGRSPHAQLADTRLRAAQRLLSQTRLSIAEIAVRTGHADQSALTRAMKARLGVTPARWRRGARG, from the coding sequence ATGGATCACGGACTGAACGGCCGTCCCGTCCGGCTTTCCCTTCGCCGCTACGGCGCCGACGGCGACGCCCACGCCCATGACGACTTCGACCAGATCGTCCTGCCGCGCCGGGGCGTGCTGGAGATGGAGATCGACGGCCGCGGCGGCCGGGTCCAGGCCGGCCAGGCGGCCCTGGTGCGTTGCGGAACCCGCCACGCCTTCGCCGCCGACGGCGACAACCTGTTCGTCGTGGCCAATATCGGCGCGGACCTGATCGCCCCGTTCGAGACCCTGCGCGACCGCGCCTTCCTGCCGGTCAACGCCCCGGTGCGCGGCCTGCTGGACTTCGTCTGCGGCGACGCGGCGCGGCAGGTGGAGGACGAGGTGGCGGCGCTGTGGGCGCCGTTGCTGCTGCGGGCCCTGGCCGCTGGAGGCCCTGAGCCGGATCCGCGCCTGGCCCGCGCCGCCGCCCTGATCGAGCGCGATTTCGCCCGGCCGCTTGGCGTCGGCGAGATGGCGGCCGAGGCGGGCATGAGCCAGAGCCGGTTCTTCGCCGGCTTCGCGGCGGCGTTCGGCCGCTCGCCGCACGCCCAGCTGGCGGACACCCGCCTGCGCGCGGCCCAGCGCCTGCTGTCCCAAACTCGCCTGTCGATCGCCGAGATCGCCGTGCGCACCGGCCATGCCGACCAGAGCGCCCTGACCCGGGCGATGAAGGCGCGGCTGGGCGTGACCCCGGCGAGATGGCGGCGGGGCGCGCGCGGCTGA
- a CDS encoding glutathione S-transferase family protein, whose translation MMITISAFRWVPPFAQGIVRDLRVRWALEEAGIPYRTHLLEQGEQGTAAYRQMQPFGQVPYLQDGDFVMFESGAIVLHIADRSPVLAPSDPQARLRMHTWLIAALNSVEPAIQNLTAIDLFHADEAWAKARRPAAEAFAISRLESLAAWLDGRDYLSDDRFTAADLMMTTVLRFPRQTDLVTSNPVLDAYVRRCEARPAFQRALAAQMATYQEAEAVQAVA comes from the coding sequence ATGATGATCACGATCAGTGCTTTCCGCTGGGTGCCGCCTTTCGCCCAAGGCATCGTGCGCGACCTGCGGGTGCGTTGGGCCCTGGAGGAGGCCGGCATCCCGTACCGGACCCATCTTCTGGAGCAGGGCGAGCAGGGGACCGCCGCCTATCGCCAGATGCAGCCGTTCGGCCAGGTGCCCTATCTGCAGGACGGCGACTTCGTGATGTTCGAGAGCGGCGCCATCGTGCTGCACATCGCCGACCGCTCGCCGGTTCTGGCGCCGTCCGACCCGCAGGCGCGGCTGCGGATGCACACCTGGCTGATCGCGGCGCTCAACTCGGTCGAGCCGGCCATTCAGAACCTGACCGCCATCGACCTGTTCCACGCCGACGAGGCCTGGGCCAAGGCGCGCCGGCCGGCGGCCGAGGCCTTCGCGATCTCGCGGCTGGAAAGCCTGGCCGCCTGGCTGGATGGCCGCGACTACCTGTCGGACGACCGGTTCACCGCCGCCGACCTGATGATGACCACGGTGCTGCGCTTCCCGCGCCAGACCGACCTGGTGACCTCCAACCCGGTGCTGGACGCCTATGTCCGCCGCTGCGAGGCGCGGCCGGCCTTCCAGCGGGCCCTGGCGGCGCAGATGGCCACCTACCAGGAAGCCGAGGCCGTCCAGGCGGTGGCCTGA
- a CDS encoding DMT family transporter, with product MDHRRRLLIGLLCGLVAGAFWGGVFLAPKLLAAFTPLQMTAGRYLCYGLASAALLVPGARGVLGRLTLADWRDLAGLSLLGNIVYYVGLAVSVQIAGVAPASLIIGLLPVTITLVGAQKNEKGPGEGVALRRLAAPLLLVAAGVACINIAAFQTAREVGVGRLVVGLLAAVGALAVWTAYAVWNARRLAATPRFNSHEWSLLTGVVTGLLSLLLVIPAFLGGVSHAATGWTLFWGVSLAVALGASVIGNGLWNAASRLLPLSLSGQLIVFETLFALLYGFLHEARWPLPLEAAAIVLILAGVLWSVHLHRPAAEAHPAE from the coding sequence ATGGATCACCGGCGGCGTCTTCTGATCGGACTTCTCTGCGGCCTCGTCGCGGGGGCCTTCTGGGGCGGGGTGTTCCTGGCGCCCAAGCTGCTGGCCGCCTTCACGCCGCTGCAGATGACCGCCGGGCGTTATCTCTGCTACGGCCTGGCCTCGGCGGCGCTCCTGGTCCCCGGCGCGCGGGGCGTGCTGGGGCGCCTGACCCTGGCCGACTGGCGGGACCTGGCGGGCCTGAGCCTGCTGGGCAACATCGTCTACTATGTGGGCCTGGCCGTGTCGGTGCAGATCGCCGGCGTCGCCCCGGCCTCGCTGATCATTGGGCTGCTGCCGGTGACCATCACCCTGGTGGGGGCCCAAAAAAACGAAAAAGGGCCCGGGGAGGGCGTGGCCCTGCGCCGGCTGGCCGCGCCGCTGCTGCTGGTGGCCGCGGGCGTGGCCTGCATCAATATCGCCGCCTTCCAGACCGCCCGCGAGGTCGGCGTCGGGCGGCTGGTCGTGGGCCTGCTGGCGGCGGTCGGGGCGCTGGCGGTGTGGACCGCCTACGCCGTCTGGAACGCCCGCCGGCTGGCCGCCACCCCGCGCTTCAACAGCCATGAATGGTCGCTGCTGACCGGCGTGGTCACCGGCCTGCTGTCGCTGCTGCTGGTGATCCCCGCCTTCCTGGGCGGCGTTTCGCACGCGGCGACGGGCTGGACCCTGTTCTGGGGCGTCAGCCTGGCCGTGGCGCTGGGAGCCTCGGTGATCGGCAACGGCCTGTGGAACGCCGCCAGCCGCCTGCTGCCGCTCAGCCTGTCGGGCCAGCTGATCGTCTTCGAGACCCTGTTCGCCCTGCTGTACGGCTTCCTGCACGAGGCCCGCTGGCCGCTGCCGCTGGAGGCGGCCGCCATCGTCCTGATACTCGCCGGGGTGCTGTGGTCGGTGCACCTGCACCGGCCGGCCGCCGAAGCCCATCCCGCAGAGTAG
- a CDS encoding glycine zipper 2TM domain-containing protein — MKTFGQFTKIAVAAAVTGALVLPASAAFAGDRNNKTERAILGAVIGGIAGAALSDGDKGGIAIGAVAGAALGASTGHNDRYDRDHRYSSGYRDSRYGYGSSYNSGYGYNGGYGRSSYDNGYGRSGYDGRDRRGDRYNTGYRHDGGQYGNGYYGQRR; from the coding sequence ATGAAGACCTTTGGTCAGTTCACCAAGATCGCCGTCGCCGCGGCCGTGACCGGCGCCCTGGTCCTGCCCGCCTCGGCCGCCTTCGCCGGCGACCGCAACAACAAGACCGAGCGCGCCATCCTGGGCGCCGTGATCGGCGGCATCGCCGGCGCGGCCCTGTCGGACGGCGACAAGGGCGGCATCGCCATCGGCGCCGTCGCCGGAGCCGCCCTGGGCGCCTCGACGGGTCACAACGACCGCTATGACCGCGACCACCGCTATTCCAGCGGCTATCGCGACAGCCGCTACGGCTACGGGTCCAGCTACAACAGCGGCTACGGCTACAACGGCGGCTATGGCCGGTCGAGCTACGACAACGGCTACGGCCGCTCGGGCTACGACGGCCGCGACCGCCGCGGCGACCGCTACAACACCGGCTACCGCCATGACGGCGGCCAGTACGGAAACGGCTATTACGGCCAGCGCCGCTAA